ACTTTTTCGCCCGATGCTCTAGCGCGCCCAGGAAAAGGGGAGACCGGTCTTCCGTCCGGACGCGCGGAAAAACGAAGGGTGAGAGCGTGTTCGCGATTCAAGAAAACGCGGACATGCTCCAAGGCCCGGTAATAACCGACTGGTCAGGATGATGCGCGATGATGCCGAAACAATATATCATTCCCGGAATGATGATCCGGGATATGCTGGTTCCGGTGCCGCTCGACTGGACGAAACCCGATGGCGCCTTCATCCAGATTTTCGTGCGCGAGATTGTCGATCCGGTGAAACGGCGTGACGACCTGCCGACGCTTGCCTTTCTGCAGGGCGGGCCGGGCGGCAAATCGCCAAGGCCCGTGGGCGGCGGTCCGTCCTGGCTTGCCGAGGCGTTGAAGACCCATCGCGTGATCCTGATCGATCAGCGCGGCACCGGCCGCAGCAGCCGCATCGAGGCGGAAACCATGTCGCGCTTCGAGAATGGCGAGGCGGCGGCCGACTATCTGATGCATTTTCGCGCCGACAGCATCGTTGCCGACTGCGAACATGTGCGCAAGAACCTGATGGGCGATCGCAAGTGGGAGACGCTCGGTCAGAGCTTCGGCGGCTTCATCACGCTCACCTATCTCTCGCAGGCCCCCGAAGGGCTCGCCGCCTGCTACGTGACCGGGGGGCTGTCCGGCCTTTCGGCCTCCGCGGACGAGGTCTACCGCCGCACCTATCCGCGCGTGGCCGTCAAGAACCGGCAGTATCACAAGCGCTATCCGCATGATGCGGGTCTGTTCTCGCGCATTGCCGATCATGTTGCGGAAAATGATGTCCGCCTGCCCGATGGCGACCGGCTCACGGTGCGCCGGCTGCAGACGCTGGGGATCGCATTCGGGGGAGGGGCCGGCTTCGAAAGCGTGCACTGGCTGATGGACGAGGCCTTTGCCGATCCGGATGAAACGCGCCTTTCAGACAGCTTCCTCTTTTCCGTCATGGCGGCGACCGGCTTTGATTCCAATCCGCTCTACGCCCTTCTGCAGGAGAGCATTTACGGGCAGGGAAGCGCGCCGACGAACTGGGCGGCCGAGCGCATCCGCGCCGAGTTTCCGCGCTTTCATCCCGATCAGCGGCCGCTGATGATGACCGGCGAGATGGTTTATCCTTGGATGTTCGAGGAGATACGGTCCCTGCGCCCGTTCCGGGACGCGGCCGAGGCACTTGCAGCGCATTCTGGCTATCCGCCGCTTTACGATGCGACGCGGCTTTTTGCCAATGATATTCCCGTTGCCGCCGCCGTCTATCACGACGACATGTATGTGGATGCCGGGCTTTCGCTGGAAACGGCTGGGAGGCTCGGCAATTGCCAAGCCTGGGTCACCAATGAATACGAGCATGACGGGTTGCGCCAGAGCCCGGAAGTCTTCCGCCGCCTGCGCACCCTCGTGCAGGAGCGCGGCGGTCCGCTCTGATCCTTCCCGGCCCCTGTTGAGCCTTCGCGGCTCTCGCCCCTGAAGACAGCCGGGACGCGGTAGCGTGCGCCCGGCATTGTTGTCGCCTGTTATGAATTCTTCATCATTCGTTCAACGAAGTGTCGTTTTGCAAGTTTAATTGCATGTTGCCATCACATTGCAATTTTTGTTGCGAAAAGGATTTTTCGAATGATGAAACTTTCCGCCTATCTTCTGGCCGGCTCCGTCGCGCTTTCCGCGTCTGCCGCCTTTGCCGATACCACTGTCGAATTCTGGCACAGCTTCTCCGACACCAGCGCCAATGGCGCAGCGCTGGCAGAAATCATCGACAATTTCGAAGCCGCCAATCCTGGCATCACCATCGATTCCCAGTTCATCGGCAATTACAACGACATCGTCGCCAAGCTGCAGGCCGCAATCCCCGCGCGCCGCGCGCCCGATGCGGTGATCATGGAAGTCACCCGCTACGGTCTTTTCGCCGATCGCGGCGTGCTCGATGATCTCTCCGAGCGTCTCGCCAATGACCCGCTTGCCGACAATCTGTTCGACTTTGCCCGCGAGGTCGGCGTCTATGAGGGCAAGAACTATATCGTACCCTTCAATTCCTCGACGCCGGTTCTCTATCTCAACAAGGCCGTCTTCGACGCTGCCGGTTTTGAGGAAGAGCCGAAGCTTGAGACCTATGACGATATCCTGGCTGCCGCGCAGCAGATCACTGATACTCTGGGTGACGAAGGTATCATGGGTATGACGGCGCCGGGCCAGTTCGCCCGCTGGGGCCTGATCATGTCGAATGACAGCGACCTGATCGACTCGAAGACCGGCGAAATCCTGATTGATGCGCCGAACACGGTCGAGGCCTATGAATGGATGGCCTCGCTCGTCGACGAATACAAGGTTGCCTCGCCGGATGGCGTGACCGACGAGAAGAAGGACAAGCAGTTCTTTCTCTCGGGCAATGCCGGCATGATGATGAACTCGACCGGCAATTACGGCGATGCCAAGGAAGCGCTCGGCGATGACCTTCTGGTTCGCCCGATGCCCTGCAACAAGACCTGCGCGGTTCCGATCGGCGGCGCCGGTATCGGAATTCTCTCCTCGGCCGAGCCGGAAGTGAAGGACGCCGCCTACAAGTTCATCTCCTTTGCCGCCTCGCCGGAATCGAACGCCATCTGGTTTGCCGGAACCGGCTACATGCCGATCAACCGTCATACGGCGGAACAGCCGCGCGCTGCCGAAGCGCTTGCCAACGCAGAAGGCATCGATGTCGCCATCAAACAGCTCGACTTTGCCCGTGGCCGTCCGCGCCCGGTCGTCGTCACCTGGATGCGCGCCAACGAATATGATGTCTGGCAGTCGATCGCTCTCGGTCAGCGCAGCGCCGAGGAAGCGCTGTCCGACTTTGCCGAGCGCACCCGTCAGGAAGCCCAGCGCCTTTCCAACTGATTGATCTGCCGAAAACAACGGCCCGCGCGGTGTTCACGCTGCGCGGGCATCTTCCAATGACAAGCGCATTTCCGGCGCCTGTGCGAGAGTCCGCCCCATGCCGCGCAAGCTGACGCCCTATCTCTTCGTCCTGCCGCTGATCTCTTTCATCGCGGTCTTTACCTATATTCCGATTGTCACCAGTATCGATCTGAGCTTCCGGCAATGGGATTTCATGACCGCCGACAAGCCGTTTGTCGGGTTTGAGAACTACCGGATCCTGTTCAATTCCCGCGAGTTCTGGAATTCTGTGCGGGTTACGGTGATCTTCGCCTTCGTCTCCGTGCCGATCCGCCTCATGCTGGCGCTTTTGATCGCAAGCGCGCTCACGCGCGAGACCTTTTCGCGACGCATCCTGCGCGGCGCGCTGTTCCTGCCCTCGGTAACGTCAACGGTCTCGATTGCGGTCGTCTTTTCCTGGGTCTTTTCCACCGATTACGGCATGGCGAACGGCCTGCTCTCGTTATTCGGCGTCGAGAAAATCCGCTGGATGCAGCGTCCCGATCTCGCGCTCGGCGTGCTGATTTTCATCAACACCTGGAAACAGCTCGGCTATGACATCGTCATCTATATTGCCGGCCTGCAGGCTATTCCGCAGGAGCTTTACGATGCGGCGGCCGTCGATGGCGGAAAGCGACGGCATGTCTTCCGCCGCGTCACCATCCCGCTTGTCATGCCGACGACCTACTTCCTGCTGGTGATCTCGGTGATCGAGGCGTTTCAGGTGTTTACCCTTGTCTCGGTGATGACCGAGGGCGGTCCGGCTGGCGCGACCGATCTTCTGGTCAACCTGCTTTACCGGATCGGCTTCACCTTCTTCGACATCGGACAGGGCTCGGCGCTTGCCGTGCTGCTCTTCATCCTCCTCATCGCGCTCGCGGTCATCAAGTCGCGCGTTCTCGGCCGGAAGGTGCATTATGAAGCCTGACAATCCCATTCTGGCCGGGCTGGCACTCCTGGCCGGGCTCATCTTTCTGTCGCCGGTTCTCTACTCGATCTGGATGTCGTTCCAGACTTCGACGGCGTACTACACCGGCGCGGTCGATTTCACGCTCGGCAATTACCGGCTCGCCATCGGCCAGTATAATTTCGCCCGCTATCTGCTGAACAGCCTCATCGTCTCGGGCGCGGTCACGCTCATCGGCATCAGCTTTGCCACCATGGCCGCCTATGCCTTTGCCCGCTACAGTTTCTTCGGCTCGAACCTCTTGTTTGCGGCGACGGTGGCGACGCTGATGATCCCGAGCCATATCAGCCTCATCCCGAACTATCTGACGCTGGCGAAGGTCGGTCTGCTCGACAGCTATGCGGGCCTCATCCTGCCGGCGATCTCGAACGGCTTTGCCGCCTTCTTCCTGCGCCAATATATCCGCGGCATTCCGCGCGCGCTGGACGAGGCCGCCTATATGGATGGCGCATCGCCGCTGAAGGTCTTGTGGCGGGTGATCGTGCCGATCGCCAAACCGGCCATTCTCTCCATGGGCCTCTACATCTTCATCACCGAGTGGAACAACTATATCTGGCCGCTCGTCGCCACCAGCCGGGATGACCTTTACACACTGCAGGTCGGCCTTGCCCGGCTCTACCGGATCAATCCGGGCGAGGGGCTGATCAACTGGCCGCTGGTGATGGCGGCATCGGCCATTTCCATGCTGCCGGTCATTGCCGGTTTTGTTCTGGTCGAACGGCATCTGGTGCGCGGCATCACCATGGGCGCTGTCAAATGACGCGACATTTCATAAAAAGGAAAAGACTGTGACACGCATTGCCTCCCATCGCGGCGGAACCCTGGACTATGGCGACAGCACCTTTGCGGGCTTTTCCGCAACGGCGGCGATGGATGTCGACGAGGTGGAATTCGACCTCCACCCGACTGCCGACGGCCGCATCATCGTCAATCACGACGCAACGCTGGACCGCACCACCGACCGCACCGGCGTGATCGCCGAGATGAAGGCAGCGGATGTGCGTGCGGCGATTGTCAATCATGCCGGCGACGGATTTCGTCACCCTCTCTTCATCGAGGAGCTTTGCGACATCTTCAGGCTGAGCAAGGTCGTCTTCCGCTGCGAGATCAAGCCCGGCGCCGATGGCCGGCCTTATGAGAACTTCGTGCCGCAGGTGATTGCCGCGCTCGACAGGGCCGGTCGGCTGGAAACCACGGTGTTTTCGTCCTTCCTGCTGGAAAGTCTCGATGCTCTGAGTGAGGCAACCGAGCGGCCCGCGCTCTGGCTTGTCAGCCCGCCGGTTCTGACCCAGCTTGGCAGTCGCGGCGTGATCGAGATCGCCCGCAGCCGCAGCATTGGCGAAATCTCCGTTAATATCGACATGGCCGATGCCTTGCTGAAACAGCAGGCGGAAGACACAGGCCTCGCCTTCGGCGCCTGGGCGGCCCACACCACCCAGCAGATCACCAGGGCCTTCGATCTCGGCCTCAAGGTGTTCACCACTGATCGGCCCCGCCTGGCCATCGACATACGTGATCAACGGACAAAGGAGGCCGCGCGATGAGCAGCATTTCCTTGAAAAACATCCGCAAGGCCTATGATAACGGCCCGACGGTACTGCATGGCGTTTCGATGGATATCCGTCCCGGCGAGTTCATCGTTATCGTCGGTCCCTCCGGCTGCGGCAAGTCGACGCTTC
This window of the Martelella lutilitoris genome carries:
- a CDS encoding alpha/beta fold hydrolase; translation: MPKQYIIPGMMIRDMLVPVPLDWTKPDGAFIQIFVREIVDPVKRRDDLPTLAFLQGGPGGKSPRPVGGGPSWLAEALKTHRVILIDQRGTGRSSRIEAETMSRFENGEAAADYLMHFRADSIVADCEHVRKNLMGDRKWETLGQSFGGFITLTYLSQAPEGLAACYVTGGLSGLSASADEVYRRTYPRVAVKNRQYHKRYPHDAGLFSRIADHVAENDVRLPDGDRLTVRRLQTLGIAFGGGAGFESVHWLMDEAFADPDETRLSDSFLFSVMAATGFDSNPLYALLQESIYGQGSAPTNWAAERIRAEFPRFHPDQRPLMMTGEMVYPWMFEEIRSLRPFRDAAEALAAHSGYPPLYDATRLFANDIPVAAAVYHDDMYVDAGLSLETAGRLGNCQAWVTNEYEHDGLRQSPEVFRRLRTLVQERGGPL
- a CDS encoding carbohydrate ABC transporter permease, producing the protein MKPDNPILAGLALLAGLIFLSPVLYSIWMSFQTSTAYYTGAVDFTLGNYRLAIGQYNFARYLLNSLIVSGAVTLIGISFATMAAYAFARYSFFGSNLLFAATVATLMIPSHISLIPNYLTLAKVGLLDSYAGLILPAISNGFAAFFLRQYIRGIPRALDEAAYMDGASPLKVLWRVIVPIAKPAILSMGLYIFITEWNNYIWPLVATSRDDLYTLQVGLARLYRINPGEGLINWPLVMAASAISMLPVIAGFVLVERHLVRGITMGAVK
- a CDS encoding carbohydrate ABC transporter permease → MPRKLTPYLFVLPLISFIAVFTYIPIVTSIDLSFRQWDFMTADKPFVGFENYRILFNSREFWNSVRVTVIFAFVSVPIRLMLALLIASALTRETFSRRILRGALFLPSVTSTVSIAVVFSWVFSTDYGMANGLLSLFGVEKIRWMQRPDLALGVLIFINTWKQLGYDIVIYIAGLQAIPQELYDAAAVDGGKRRHVFRRVTIPLVMPTTYFLLVISVIEAFQVFTLVSVMTEGGPAGATDLLVNLLYRIGFTFFDIGQGSALAVLLFILLIALAVIKSRVLGRKVHYEA
- a CDS encoding ABC transporter substrate-binding protein: MMKLSAYLLAGSVALSASAAFADTTVEFWHSFSDTSANGAALAEIIDNFEAANPGITIDSQFIGNYNDIVAKLQAAIPARRAPDAVIMEVTRYGLFADRGVLDDLSERLANDPLADNLFDFAREVGVYEGKNYIVPFNSSTPVLYLNKAVFDAAGFEEEPKLETYDDILAAAQQITDTLGDEGIMGMTAPGQFARWGLIMSNDSDLIDSKTGEILIDAPNTVEAYEWMASLVDEYKVASPDGVTDEKKDKQFFLSGNAGMMMNSTGNYGDAKEALGDDLLVRPMPCNKTCAVPIGGAGIGILSSAEPEVKDAAYKFISFAASPESNAIWFAGTGYMPINRHTAEQPRAAEALANAEGIDVAIKQLDFARGRPRPVVVTWMRANEYDVWQSIALGQRSAEEALSDFAERTRQEAQRLSN
- a CDS encoding glycerophosphodiester phosphodiesterase family protein gives rise to the protein MTRIASHRGGTLDYGDSTFAGFSATAAMDVDEVEFDLHPTADGRIIVNHDATLDRTTDRTGVIAEMKAADVRAAIVNHAGDGFRHPLFIEELCDIFRLSKVVFRCEIKPGADGRPYENFVPQVIAALDRAGRLETTVFSSFLLESLDALSEATERPALWLVSPPVLTQLGSRGVIEIARSRSIGEISVNIDMADALLKQQAEDTGLAFGAWAAHTTQQITRAFDLGLKVFTTDRPRLAIDIRDQRTKEAAR